A single genomic interval of Streptomyces sp. NBC_00663 harbors:
- a CDS encoding M4 family metallopeptidase, translated as MSRIRSIRPVRSIRSLRGSRLAAAGVAVTSTALLAAALVPAADAADRPTRATAIDNAASALVDQAAALGLTSAQDTKVRDVVVDKNGAQHVRYDRTYRNLPVLGGDFVVHLASDGSYKGADRATKKAISLAGVTPTLSAPKAADLAANALRAANLGETLKKLTAKPQLVVDALHGTPKLAWRTEAVAQDSLGNPVARVVLTDAGSGAQIDAWDSLESAAGDGKSLYGGTVPLETTLSGSTYQLKDATRGNTYTGDAANKTDLCILGICFSRAPATLFTDADNHWGTGATSDRATAAVDAQYGTNVTWDYYKNVHGRNGIAGDGKGSYNRVHYGNSYNNAFWDDSCFCMTYGDGDGTQLGPLVSLDVAGHEMSHGVTSKTAALTYSGESGGLNEATSDIFGTLVEFYAGNSSDAGDYLIGEKIVRSGFGRDALRYMDKPSKDGNSADCWSSSVGNLDVHYSSGVANHFFYLLSEGSGAKTVNGVSYNSPTCNSSSVSGIGRDKVGAIWYRALTVYMTSSTNYAGARTATLNAAKDLYGAGSAEYNAVAAAWSAVNVA; from the coding sequence ATGAGCCGAATACGCTCAATTCGTCCTGTCCGCTCCATCCGCTCCCTCCGGGGTTCCCGGCTCGCCGCCGCCGGTGTCGCCGTCACCAGCACCGCCCTGTTGGCGGCCGCTCTCGTCCCCGCCGCCGACGCGGCCGACAGACCGACCAGGGCCACCGCGATCGACAACGCGGCCTCGGCGCTGGTCGACCAGGCCGCCGCGCTGGGTCTGACGTCCGCGCAGGACACCAAGGTCCGGGACGTCGTCGTCGACAAGAACGGCGCACAGCACGTCCGTTACGACCGCACCTACCGCAACCTGCCCGTGCTGGGCGGCGACTTCGTCGTCCACCTGGCGTCGGACGGGTCGTACAAGGGCGCCGACCGCGCGACGAAGAAGGCGATCTCGCTGGCCGGCGTGACGCCCACCCTGTCCGCGCCCAAGGCCGCCGACCTCGCCGCGAACGCGCTGCGCGCCGCCAACCTCGGCGAGACGCTGAAGAAGCTGACCGCCAAGCCGCAGCTGGTGGTCGACGCCCTGCACGGCACGCCGAAGCTGGCCTGGCGCACCGAGGCGGTGGCCCAGGACTCACTGGGCAACCCGGTCGCGCGCGTGGTGCTGACCGACGCGGGCTCGGGCGCCCAGATCGACGCCTGGGACTCGCTCGAGTCGGCGGCGGGTGACGGCAAGTCGCTGTACGGCGGGACGGTGCCGCTGGAGACGACGCTGTCGGGGTCGACGTACCAGCTGAAGGACGCGACGCGCGGAAACACGTACACCGGCGACGCGGCCAACAAGACCGACCTGTGCATCCTCGGCATCTGCTTCAGCCGTGCCCCGGCGACGCTGTTCACCGACGCCGACAACCACTGGGGAACGGGGGCGACTTCGGACCGGGCGACGGCCGCGGTCGACGCGCAGTACGGCACGAACGTCACCTGGGACTACTACAAGAACGTCCACGGCAGGAACGGCATCGCCGGTGACGGCAAGGGCTCGTACAACCGCGTCCACTACGGCAACAGCTACAACAACGCCTTCTGGGACGACAGTTGCTTCTGCATGACCTACGGCGACGGTGACGGGACGCAGCTCGGCCCGCTGGTGTCGCTGGACGTGGCGGGGCACGAGATGTCGCACGGGGTGACGTCGAAGACGGCGGCGTTGACGTACTCGGGTGAGTCCGGCGGGCTCAACGAGGCGACCTCCGACATCTTCGGCACGCTGGTGGAGTTCTACGCGGGCAACTCCTCCGACGCCGGGGACTATCTGATCGGCGAGAAGATCGTCCGGTCGGGCTTCGGGCGGGACGCGCTGCGCTACATGGACAAGCCGTCGAAGGACGGCAACTCGGCCGACTGCTGGAGCTCCTCGGTCGGGAACCTCGACGTGCACTACTCGTCGGGCGTCGCCAACCACTTCTTCTATCTGCTGTCCGAGGGCAGCGGCGCGAAGACGGTCAACGGCGTCAGCTACAACTCCCCCACCTGCAACAGCAGTTCGGTGTCGGGAATCGGCCGGGACAAGGTGGGCGCCATCTGGTACCGGGCGCTGACCGTCTACATGACGTCCTCG
- a CDS encoding gamma-glutamylcyclotransferase family protein — MSLPFFVYGTLRPGEPNHDHFLRGRTRSEDPALLHGAALYDGPGYPYAVEEPGTLHSEPGTVRGELVTARPEEYADLLVALDRLEEYAPGDPRNLYERVEREVVRDADGTRVRAWVYVAAPAVAHRLRLRGSRIETGDWLTLR, encoded by the coding sequence GTGAGCCTCCCGTTTTTCGTCTACGGCACCCTTCGCCCAGGTGAGCCCAACCACGACCACTTCCTGCGCGGCCGCACCCGGTCCGAGGACCCGGCGCTGCTGCACGGCGCGGCGCTGTACGACGGCCCCGGATACCCGTACGCGGTCGAGGAACCAGGCACCCTCCACAGCGAACCCGGCACCGTCCGCGGCGAGCTCGTCACCGCCCGCCCCGAGGAGTACGCCGATCTCCTGGTCGCCCTCGACCGCCTCGAGGAGTACGCCCCGGGCGACCCCCGCAACCTCTACGAGCGGGTCGAGCGCGAGGTGGTCCGGGACGCCGACGGGACGCGGGTGCGGGCCTGGGTGTACGTCGCCGCCCCCGCCGTGGCCCATCGACTGCGCCTGCGGGGCAGCCGTATCGAGACGGGCGACTGGCTCACTCTGCGCTGA